Proteins co-encoded in one Malus domestica chromosome 09, GDT2T_hap1 genomic window:
- the LOC103424967 gene encoding uncharacterized protein — translation MAAAMVRKPVILRSSDDIFEFPGTGVSLGDMVLDFIEEVEVSPEFNTTSGSDEDDENSCGVEENKAFWEEQDQLLQATLCKSSSVESKIRQATKEALREINSSSEEYCVCARPVTGGCWKCLRTEICKRLIDSGYNCVICKSKWRSSTNAPAGEHTYLEVLDKSSKRGEISVAIELNFRAEFEMARASENYNRLISWLPEVFVGKAERLRALIKILCCAAKKCMKEKKMHLGPWRKHKYMQAKWFGTLERSTPGSLPVGFSHGPPKPKASILAFDLLDVAMAQGLHCSSTAVEVL, via the exons ATGGCCGCAGCGATGGTTAGAAAACCTGTGATTCTCCGGAGTTCCGACGATATTTTTGAATTTCCCGGTACAGGTGTAAGTCTCGGGGACATGGTTCTCGATTTCATCGAGGAAGTCGAGGTGTCACCGGAGTTTAATACTACCTCTGGCTCCGATGAAGACGACGAGAATTCTTGCGGTGTGGAAGAGAACAAGGCATTTTGGGAAGAACAGGACCAACTTCTGCAG GCGACATTGTGCAAGAGCAGTAGCGTTGAATCGAAAATCCGACAAGCCACTAAGGAAGCGTTAAGGGAAATCAATTCATCAAGCGAAGAATACTGCGTTTGTGCGAGACCGGTGACCGGAGGTTGCTGGAAATGTTTGCGTACCGAAATATGCAAACGGCTAATTGATTCTGGATACAATTGTGTCATTTGCAAGTCTAAGTGGAGAAGCTCAACAAATGCCCCAGCAG GGGAGCATACGTATTTGGAAGTGCTGGATAAAAGTTCAAAGAGAGGGGAAATTAGTGTTGCAATTGAGCTAAATTTCCGAGCTGAGTTCGAGATGGCAAGAGCTAGCGAAAACTACAACAGATTGATTAGCTGGTTGCCTGAAGTGTTTGTTGGGAAAGCCGAAAGACTACGAGCATTGATCAAGATTTTGTGCTGCGCAGCCAAGAAATGtatgaaggagaagaaaatgcacTTGGGACCTTGGAGGAAGCACAAGTACATGCAAGCCAAGTGGTTTGGGACGTTGGAGCGGTCAACGCCGGGGTCGTTGCCAGTCGGATTTTCGCACGGGCCGCCGAAGCCTAAGGCCTCGATTTTGGCCTTTGATTTGTTGGACGTGGCGATGGCTCAGGGCTTGCATTGCTCTAGTACTGCAGTTGAAGTTTTGTGA